The genomic segment TGGAGCAGGTGGCGGTCATCGGCGAGCGGCGAAAGTACATCACGGCCCTGATCGTTCCCAATTTCCCAGCCCTCGAGGAGTGGGCCCGGGACCGGGGGGTGGAGTTCTCGGACCGGGATTCCCTCCTGTGCCACCCCGAGGTGAAGGCCGTCTACGAGCGCCGCATCCGGCGTCGTTCCCACGACCTCGCCCCCTACGAGCAGATCAAGCGCTTCGCGCTCCTTCCGAAGGAGTTCAGCCAGGAGGCGGGGGAACTCACACCCACCATGAAGGTCAAGCGGAAGGAAGTGGCGGAAAAATACGCGGACCTCATCGAGACCCTGTATCGGGAGGCATGATGGGCCCTGCCGCCCCCCGGCTCCTTCGGTATCTCGCCCCGGCCCTCCTACCCCTCTCGCTCTGGGCGGCCGGGCCGCCCTCCCTGGAGGAAGTGCGGCGCGCCATGGCCGTCCCCTCCACGGAGGGCCTCAGGGGCCAGCAGGACGGCGTGGGCTTCGCCGTCACCGCCGCGCAAATGGCGGAGGTGGCCGCTCATTCCAAGGAGGGGCCCGCCCCCGAGGGCTTCGGGGCGAAGGTCCGGGGCGCCGTCCTGGGGGCCGTGTGCCCCCACGACGACTACCTCTACGCGGCGAGGATGTACCGGGCGGCCCTGGCCCCGATCGCGGCGAAGACCGTGGTGGTGGTGGGCGTCTTCCACAAGTGGCGGGCCTTCGGGATCCGCGACCGGCTGATCTTCGACCCCTATCCCGCCTGGAGGGCGCCCGACGGAAACGTCTCCGTCTCGCCCCTGCGGGAGGCCCTGCTCGCCCGCCTGCCGGAGGGGGACTACGTCCAGGACGCCGCCGCCCATGACGCGGAGCACTCGGTGGAGCCCATCGTTTATTGGCTCCGCCACGAGAACCCCGGCGTGGAGATCCTGCCCGTCCTGGTCCCCACCATGGGCTTTCCGCGCATGGAGGCCCTCTCGGACCGCTTCGCCGCGGCCCTGGCCGCGGTCCTGAAGGAGCGGGGCCTCCGCCTGGGCCGTGACGTGCAGGTGGTGGTCTCCTCGGACGCGGTCCACTACGGGGCCGACTTCGACTACGCGCCCTTCGGGGAGGGCGGCCCCGAGGCCTACGTCCTCGCCCGCGCCCAGGACCGGCGCCTGATGCGGGAATACCTGTCGGGAACGGTCACGAAAAAGAAGGCGCGGGGCCTCTTCGAGAAGCTCGTGGACCCCCAGGACCCGGGCCGTTACCGCATTCCCTGGTGCGGGCGCTTCAGCGTGCCCTTCACCATGCTGGTCTTGCGGGACCTGGCGGGAGAGGGGCTCCTTGCGGCGCCCGCCGCCTACGCCACGTCGGTGGACGGCCCCGAGCCGTCCTACGCCGAGGGCCCCGGCCGCACCGCCCCGGCGAACCTCCGCCACTTCGTGGGCTACCCCGCCGCCTGGTTCTGCGCGCCTTGACCCTCACGCCATCCAGACGGTCTTGACGTTGACGAACTCCCTTATTCCGAAGGCGCTCAGCTCGCGGCCGTACCCCGAGAGCTTGACCCCGCCGAAGGGGAGGCGCGGGTCGCTCTTCACCATGCCGTTGACGAAGACGCTGCCCGACTCGATCTCGGCGGCGAGCCGGCCGGCGAGGGCGAGGTCGGCGGTCCAGAGGCAGGCGCCGAGGCCGAAGGGGGAGGCGTTGGCGAGGGCCACGGCGTGGTCGGCGTCCTCGGCGAGGACCAGAGCCGCCACGGGTCCGAAGGTCTCCTCCTCGAAGGCGGCCATGCCGGGCTCCACCCGCGACAGGACCGTGGGCGGGTAGAAGAAGCCGCGGACGGGAAGGCGCTTGCCGCCGCACTTCAGCTGGGCGCCGGCCTTGAGGCTCCGATAGACCTGGTCGTGGAGGTCCTCCATGAGGTCCTGGCGGGCCAGGGGGCCCACCTCCGTCTTTCGGTCGGCGGGATCGCCCACGGCGAGGCCCGACATGGCCTTCACGAACTCCCGCTCGAAGGCTTCGTAGACGGGCGCCTCCACGATGAAGCGCTTGGCGGCGATGCAGGACTGGCCGTTGTTGATGCACCGGGCCTGGGCGGCCGTGCGGGCGGCCTTGGGAACGTCCGCGTCCCGAAGGACCACGAAGGGATCGGACCCGCCCAGCTCGAGCACGGTCTTCTTGAGGGCGGCCCCGGCGGCGGCGGCCACGGACCGCCCGGCGGGGTCGCTGCCCGTGAGGGTGACGGCCGCCACGGCCGGGTGGCGGACCACGGCCTCCACGGCCTTCGAGCCGATGAGGAGCGTCTGGAAGGCCCCCTTGGGGAACCCGGCCTCCCGGAG from the Acidobacteriota bacterium genome contains:
- the amrB gene encoding AmmeMemoRadiSam system protein B, with amino-acid sequence MGPAAPRLLRYLAPALLPLSLWAAGPPSLEEVRRAMAVPSTEGLRGQQDGVGFAVTAAQMAEVAAHSKEGPAPEGFGAKVRGAVLGAVCPHDDYLYAARMYRAALAPIAAKTVVVVGVFHKWRAFGIRDRLIFDPYPAWRAPDGNVSVSPLREALLARLPEGDYVQDAAAHDAEHSVEPIVYWLRHENPGVEILPVLVPTMGFPRMEALSDRFAAALAAVLKERGLRLGRDVQVVVSSDAVHYGADFDYAPFGEGGPEAYVLARAQDRRLMREYLSGTVTKKKARGLFEKLVDPQDPGRYRIPWCGRFSVPFTMLVLRDLAGEGLLAAPAAYATSVDGPEPSYAEGPGRTAPANLRHFVGYPAAWFCAP
- a CDS encoding NAD-dependent succinate-semialdehyde dehydrogenase, producing the protein MQSMNPATEAVIRDYPEHSPEETDERLDFARQTFDFWRRASFEERGLLMARAAQVLRKRKEELAALMTSEMGKVIVQAEAEVEKCAWVCDFYAERAEGFLSEEAVQTDASRSYVRFDPLGPVLAVMPWNFPLWQVFRFAAPALMAGNVGLLKHASNVPGCALAIEEVLREAGFPKGAFQTLLIGSKAVEAVVRHPAVAAVTLTGSDPAGRSVAAAAGAALKKTVLELGGSDPFVVLRDADVPKAARTAAQARCINNGQSCIAAKRFIVEAPVYEAFEREFVKAMSGLAVGDPADRKTEVGPLARQDLMEDLHDQVYRSLKAGAQLKCGGKRLPVRGFFYPPTVLSRVEPGMAAFEEETFGPVAALVLAEDADHAVALANASPFGLGACLWTADLALAGRLAAEIESGSVFVNGMVKSDPRLPFGGVKLSGYGRELSAFGIREFVNVKTVWMA